In the genome of Arachis stenosperma cultivar V10309 chromosome 2, arast.V10309.gnm1.PFL2, whole genome shotgun sequence, the window CAGAGGTGGTGAGTCATCAATCTCAAGTAAATTATCCTCAGAGAGAGAATCCAAAGCATCATCAAGTGCCTCAGCTTCAAATACCTCTTGAACAAGTGGTTTAACAACATCAATTCTCATACACCCCTCATGATCATTAGGATGTTTAATAGCTTCAAACACATTAAGGACCACCTCTTCATCATTGACCCTCAGGGTTAGTTCACCCTTTTgcacatcaatcagagctctaccTGTAACTAAAAAAGGTCTTCCAAGAATAATAGAGGCATTTTTATCCTCTTCCATATCCAGTATAACAAAATCAATAGGAAAAATAAACGAACCCACTCTCACAAGTAAATCCTCAACAACTCCCAAAGGAAACTTAATAGAACGGTCAGCAAGTTTTGAAGAGAAATACGAGTGGGTTTTACCTCATCAATTTGGAGCTTTCTCATCAATGAaagtggcatgaggttgatgctagctccaagatcacacaAAACTCTCTGAATAGTGACATCTCTAATGGTGCAAGGAATTACAAAGCTTCCCAGATCCTGCATTTTCTCAGGAAGCTTATgctgaatgatggcactgcattcCTTTGTCAACACCACTGTCTCAATTTCCTTCCAATTCCTCTTGTTACTCAAtaattccttcatgaacttggcataaAGAGGCATTTGCCAGAGGCCTCTACAAAAGGAATGTTGATTTAAAGCTTATTGAAGACCTCTAAAAATCTGAAAAATTACTTATCTTTGGAAGCCTTCTGGAGCCTCTGAGGGTATGGCATGTTAGGCTTGTATTCGGGAGCCTTAGGCAATGTCGGATGTGTGTCAGAAGAGACTGGAAAAGGGTTGTCTGCACGCCTGGGATGGGCGTGTTCCACCTCCTCATTTTTCTCTTTCGGAGCTTCCTTTTCAACCGACTCCTCATTAACCTTGGTATCAGAACCTGTCACATTTCCACTTCTCAAGTGAATAGCCTTGCATTATTCTCTTGGATTCACCACTGTATCACCAGAAAGTGTATTAGGAGGTCACTCAGGTATTTGCTTTCTCAACTGGCCTACTTCTATTTCTAGGTTTCTGAGAGAagctctggtttcctgcataaaaCTTGCAACTAGTGACTCTAAATCAGTAGTCTTCTAAGGCTGAGGAGTTGCTTGCTGAGATTGTTATGGCTGAGATGACTAAAACTGGcagttattaaaattattctgATGAAAATCTCCCTGAGCATTGTTAAAATTCTGTGGCCTCTGAGCTTGCTCTCTCCATCCAACGTTTGGGTGATTTTTCCATCTCGGATTAAAGGTCTTGGCTTATGGATCATTGTTGGGGTTTCTAGGAGCATTCCCTACAAAGTTGATCTGTTCAGGAGAAAATTGAGTATATTCATAATTCTCACCTTGATTAAAGCCACCATTCATGTCATATAGAGCCTCTTGAGGGGTATTCTGAGCATTGATAGCTGAAACTTGCATCTCACTCAAGTGTTGTGTAAGCACACTAATTTGTTGAGACATgatcttgttctgagcaagaatagCATCCAAGGTATCCACCTCCAAGATTCCTGTCTTTTGAGAAGCCTCAAAATTCACAGGGTTCCTCTCAGAAGAGTAAAGATATTGGTTGTTAGCAACCATCTCAATAAGTTTAGTAGCCTCCTCAGACATCTTCTTCATGTGCAATGAACCACCTTCAGAGTTGTCCAAACATATTTTGGCCATTTCAAAGAGGCCATCATAAAAGATCTCTAGCTTGatccattcagaaaacatgtctAGAGGGCATCTTCTGATCATCAGCTTGTACCTCtctcaagcttcatagagggacttACCATCTCTCTGCCTAAAGGTCTGAATATCCACCCTTATCTTAGTCAGCTTATGTGGTGGAAAAAACTTGGTCAAAAATTCATTGACCACCTTGTCCCAACTGTATAGGCTCTCCTTGGACTGAGAATCAAGCCACTATTTTGCTCTATCCCTCACAGTAAATAGGAAGAGCAtgagcttgtagacttcaggattcaCTCCGTTTGTCTTcatagtatcacagatctgaAGGAAGTTAGAGATGAATAGATTTGGATCTTCCTGCGGGAGTCCATGATATTGATAGTTTTACTACACTAGAGTGATCAGCTGCGGcctaagctcaaagttatttgtTCCACTGGTAGGTATAGCTATACTACGCCCAAAGAAGTCAAGAATGGGTGCAGTGTATGAGATTAGCATCCTAGGTTGCCCATTCTCATTCTGGTTAACCACATTAGCATTGACAACATTATTGGGATCCATAGTAGACTCTTTAACTTCCTTTTCAAAAGTACTACTGAGATTTTCACTAGCATTGTAGAGTCTAGCTTGTTGCAAATGCCTTCTAAAGGTCTTTTTAGGTTCAAGATCAAAATCTATAAGAGGTTCTTTGTTCCTATTCCTGCTCATAAACAActagaaaacaagaaaagatagAAATCTCTACGTCAAAGTAAAGAGAATTTCCATGAGGAAACTTGAGTAAAAGAAATAATAGAAagcaactaaaaaaataaagcaagaaaattcgaaaattataagcaaaatttagaacaaaaattttgaaagttgtaagaaaaataaatagaaaaattaaaataaaaataactaggggacactaaacttaatttcagaaatgacgaaaaaaattaattgatgcAAAATTTGAAGATTAAAgccaaaaatcaaataaaataataaaatagaaaaataaaactaatgCAAGGAACAAAACGAAagtaaaatgaaataaaataaaaaggacaacgaaaaaaagaaaaataaaataaacaacaTAAACTAAAGAATTTTAAGGAACTAatataagaaaatgaaaattaaaaggaaagtaAAAAAAGAAGACAGGGGGTGTGAacgaaaagaaagaaaataataaaagaaaaaaatggaaaataaaaattaataatactaaaaaagctaattaaagaaaaagaattatctaatctaagcaatcaaacaacgaGTAGTTGTCAATCATAGTCAATCTTTGGtaacggcgctaaaaacttggtgTAGAATTAGAATGTCCACAAACTACCCaacaagtgcaccgggtcgtactaAGTAGTACCTCAggtgaatgagggtcgatcccacgaggattgatggaccaCGCAACAATAGTTGGGTGATTCACTTAGTcaaatggtggacgaaattgtgatcactgttctttgatttgcatttattgtagaattgtggaacttaggatttttggcacgagtggacacaactccgttcaactaaccagcaagtgtactgggtcgtccaagtaataaaccttacgtgagtaagggtcgatcccacagagattgttggtatgaagcaagctatggtcaccttgtaaatctcagttagacagattaaagggtaattgtgattattggaataaataataaataaaaaggaataataaaagggatagaatacttatgccgattcattggtgagaatttcagataagtggatggagatgctgtatggctcaaggacgcctgctctcctactgcttctactcaatccttcttactcctttccatggcaagctttgtataggggttcaccatcagcggtggctactttcaatcctctcgggaaaatgatcctatgcggttgtcaatcgcacggctaatcgtctggaggcatcacccatggttgatggctacatcccatcctcgcagtgaaaactaatgctcacgcactctgtcacagtacggctaatcactggttggttcccgtgcctactggaatagaatcccttgattcttttgcgtctgtcactaacgcccagcacttgcaagtttgaagcacgtcacagtcattcattaccggaatcctactcggaataccacagacaaggttagactttccggattcccaggatcctactcggaataccacagacaaggtgagactttccggatcctcataaatgccgccatctatctagcttataccacgaagattctgttgggaaatctgagagatacgcattcaagctctgttgcatgtagaacggaagtggttgtcaatcacgcgcgttcataagtgagaataataatgagggttatctaactcatcacattcatcatgttcttgggtacgaatgaatatcttggaataagaataagagagatttgaataaaagaaaatagaacttcattaatacttgaggtacagcagagctccacacccttaatctatggtgtgcagaaactccaccattgaaaatacataagtgaaagaggttcaggcatggccgaatggccagccctctccatgatcaagtgaccgaatgaataaagagattaaagtggtcaaaagatgtctaatacaatagataaatgtcctatatatactagactagctactagggtttacatgagtaagtaattgatgcataaatccacttccggggcccacttggtgtgtgcttgggctgagcttgatcaatccacgagctgaggcttctcttggagttgaacttcgagttatgacgtgttttgggcgttcaactccggatcatgacgtttttctggcgtttaactccagacagcagcatgtacttggcgttcaacgccaagttacgtcgtcattcttcgaataaagtatggactattatatattactggaaagccctggatgtctactttccaacgccgttgagagcgcgccatttggagttctgtagctccagaaaatccatttcgagtgaagggaggtcagaatccaacagcatcagcagtccttttgtcagcctttttcagagttttgctcaaatccctcaatttcagtcagaatttacctgaaatcacagaaaaacacacaaactcatagtaaagtccagaaatgtgaatttaacataaaaactaaggaaaacatccctaaaagtagcttgaacttactaaaaaaatacctaaaaacaatgccaaaaagcgtataaattatccgctcatcacaacaccaaacttaaattgttgcttgtccccaagcaactgaaaatcaaataggataaaaagaagagaatatactataaattccagaataccaatgaatattaattataattagatgagcgggacttgtagctttttgcttctgaacagttttggcatctcactttttcctttgtagtttagaatgattggcttctctaggaacttagaatttcggatagtgttattgactttcctagttaagcatgttgattcttgaacacagctacttatgagtcttggccgtggccctaagcactttgttttctaatattaccaccggatacataaatgccacagacacatagctgggtgaaccttttcagattgtgacttagctttgctaaagtccccagttagtggtgtccagagctcttaagcacactcttttgccttggatcacgactttaaccacttagtctcaagcttttcacttggaccttcctgacacaagcacatggttagggacagcttgatttagccgcttaggcctggatttaatttccttaggccctcctatccattgatgctcaaagccttggatcctttttacccttgccttttggttttaagggc includes:
- the LOC130962730 gene encoding uncharacterized protein LOC130962730, with amino-acid sequence MAKICLDNSEGGSLHMKKMSEEATKLIEMVANNQYLYSSERNPVNFEASQKTGILEVDTLDAILAQNKIMSQQISVLTQHLSEMQVSAINAQNTPQEALYDMNGGFNQGSDTKVNEESVEKEAPKEKNEEVEHAHPRRADNPFPVSSDTHPTLPKAPEYKPNMPYPQRLQKASKDKGLWQMPLYAKFMKELLSNKRNWKEIETVVLTKECSAIIQHKLPEKMQDLGSFVIPCTIRDVTIQRVLCDLGASINLMPLSLMRKLQIDEFPLGVVEDLLVRVGSFIFPIDFVILDMEEDKNASIILGRPFLVTGRALIDVQKGELTLRVNDEEVVLNVFEAIKHPNDHEGCMRIDVVKPLVQEVFEAEALDDALDSLSEDNLLEIDDSPPLKDMSYTCPKLRKEFLSMS